Proteins from a single region of Catenulispora acidiphila DSM 44928:
- a CDS encoding GNAT family N-acetyltransferase: protein MSETATATGLRLVPVTPENFDAAVAVKVRRDQEHLVAPVMKSLAQAYVYGASAWPRLILDGDRVVGFLMAFLDVDWTQGAGATPDLRSGLWRLNIGQSEQQRGHGRFAVEEVAAEIRRRGGTRMFVSYHPGPAGPQDFYLRLGFQETGETTGGQSIAVRDLT from the coding sequence ATGAGCGAGACCGCGACGGCCACCGGGCTGCGACTGGTACCGGTGACACCGGAGAACTTCGACGCCGCCGTGGCGGTGAAGGTTCGCCGGGACCAGGAGCACCTGGTGGCGCCGGTGATGAAGTCGCTGGCGCAGGCCTACGTCTACGGCGCCTCCGCCTGGCCGCGGCTGATCCTGGACGGCGACCGCGTCGTCGGTTTCCTGATGGCCTTCCTCGACGTCGACTGGACGCAGGGCGCCGGCGCCACCCCCGACCTGCGCTCGGGGCTCTGGCGGCTGAACATCGGGCAGAGCGAACAGCAGCGCGGCCACGGCCGGTTCGCGGTCGAGGAGGTCGCCGCCGAGATCCGCCGCCGGGGCGGGACGCGGATGTTCGTCAGCTACCACCCCGGGCCCGCGGGTCCTCAGGATTTCTACCTACGCCTGGGCTTCCAGGAGACCGGCGAGACCACCGGCGGGCAGAGCATCGCGGTCCGGGACTTGACCTGA
- a CDS encoding tryptophan 2,3-dioxygenase: protein MTKEPSADSVVGCPVGASSDFGDAVPFGEQDTVTSHHFGEEGAKLTYGSYLRLEQLLSAQVLESDPPAHDELLFITIHQVYELWFKQLLHEVDAATEAMFGGRLWWAKHLLKRVATIEDVLIRQIAVLETMTPQDFLVFRELLSPASGFQSAQFRELEFASGAKDPTYLKRFRGLTEAEQQRLADRLDAPSLWDGFVHAVSQAGLPAASDDELRDSLVKVARDRDGYGELWELSEALLDHDEAAALWRARHVRMVERQIGTKSGTGGSTGAPYLRSRLGLHYFPLLWELRSFL, encoded by the coding sequence GTGACGAAAGAACCGTCAGCCGACAGCGTCGTCGGCTGTCCTGTAGGCGCCTCCTCCGATTTCGGCGACGCTGTGCCGTTCGGGGAACAAGACACGGTCACCAGCCACCACTTCGGCGAGGAGGGGGCGAAGCTTACCTACGGCTCGTACCTCCGGCTGGAGCAGCTGTTGTCCGCCCAGGTCCTGGAATCGGATCCGCCGGCGCACGACGAACTCCTGTTCATCACCATCCACCAGGTGTACGAGCTGTGGTTCAAGCAGCTCCTGCACGAAGTCGACGCCGCCACCGAGGCGATGTTCGGCGGCCGGCTGTGGTGGGCCAAACACCTGCTCAAGCGGGTCGCGACGATCGAGGATGTGCTGATCCGGCAGATCGCCGTCCTGGAGACCATGACTCCCCAGGACTTCCTGGTCTTCCGCGAGCTGCTGTCCCCGGCTTCGGGCTTCCAGTCCGCGCAGTTCCGCGAGCTGGAGTTCGCCTCCGGCGCGAAGGACCCGACCTATCTCAAGCGCTTCCGCGGTCTGACCGAGGCCGAGCAGCAGCGCCTGGCCGACCGGCTGGACGCCCCGAGCCTGTGGGACGGCTTCGTGCACGCCGTGTCCCAGGCCGGCCTGCCCGCCGCCTCCGACGACGAACTGCGTGACTCGCTGGTCAAGGTGGCCCGCGACCGCGACGGCTACGGCGAGCTGTGGGAGCTCTCCGAGGCGCTGCTCGACCACGACGAGGCCGCCGCGCTGTGGCGCGCCCGGCACGTGAGGATGGTCGAGCGCCAGATCGGCACCAAGTCCGGAACCGGCGGCTCGACCGGCGCGCCCTACCTGCGTTCTCGTCTCGGCTTGCACTACTTCCCGCTCCTGTGGGAGCTCAGAAGCTTCCTCTAG